The following coding sequences lie in one Rutidosis leptorrhynchoides isolate AG116_Rl617_1_P2 chromosome 4, CSIRO_AGI_Rlap_v1, whole genome shotgun sequence genomic window:
- the LOC139843850 gene encoding 1-(5-phosphoribosyl)-5-[(5-phosphoribosylamino)methylideneamino] imidazole-4-carboxamide isomerase, chloroplastic — MLIKSFETNSACVGLTDSFNRIPSRKQKFVTPQSSRSQCLSIRCGVKFRPCIDIHKGKVKQIVGSTLSDNKDSGSTLVTNFESDKSAAEYATLYKEDGLIGGHVIMLGVDPLSNESAIGALRAYPGGLQVGGGINSGNALSYIQEGASHVIITSYVFNNGQMDHERLKELVRVVGKERIVLDLSCRKKNGKYAIVTDRWQKFTDVYLDEKILHFLSTYADEFLVHGVDVEGKKLGIDEELVELLGRHSPIPVTYAGGVTVMEDMEKIKVAGMGRVDVTMGSALDIFGGKLGYKDVVAWHCKQEAVPA, encoded by the exons ATGCTAATTAAGAGCTTTGAAACTAATTCAGCATGTGTAGGACTTACTGATTCATTCAATAGAATCCCAagcagaaaacaaaagtttgtaacACCACAGAGCTCAA GATCTCAATGTCTATCTATTAGGTGTGGAGTTAAGTTTCGCCCTTGCATTGATATACATAAG GGGAAAGTAAAGCAGATTGTTGGTTCTACTCTTTCAGATAATAAAGATAGTGGTTCAACACTTGTTACGAACTTTGAGTCTGATAAATCAGCTGCAGAGTATGCCACTCTTTATAAAGAAGATGGTCTAATAGGTGGTCATGTAATCATGCTTGGAGTGGATCCTTTAAGTAACGAATCAGCCATTGGGGCATTACGTGCTTATCCTG GTGGTTTGCAAGTTGGAGGTGGTATTAATTCGGGCAATGCTTTGAGTTACATACAAGAAGGAGCTAGCCATGTCATCATCACATCA TATGTATTCAACAATGGACAAATGGACCATGAGAGGCTCAAAGAACTTGTTCGCGTTGTTGGAAAAGAAAGGATTGTCTTGGATCTCAGTTGCAGAAAGAAG AATGGGAAGTATGCGATTGTAACAGATCGATGGCAGAAGTTTACTGATGTATATCTTGATGAGAAAATACTACATTTTCTTTCCACATACGCTGACGAGTTTTTGGTCCATGGTGTTGATGTGGAAGGTAAAAA aCTCGGCATTGATGAAGAACTCGTAGAACTCCTCGGCAGGCACTCCCCT ATTCCAGTCACTTACGCTGGTGGCGTGACCGTAATGGAGGATATGGAGAAAATAAAGGTTGCAGGGATGGGTCGCGTGGATGTAACTATGGGTAGCGCTTTGGATATTTTTGGAGGCAAATTGGGTTATAAAGATGTTGTAGCTTGGCATTGTAAGCAAGAAGCTGTGCCAGCTTAG
- the LOC139840334 gene encoding uncharacterized protein, producing the protein MPMKKLTRPPPLCRPLQPSTTTNLPPPPPPDTSLIAPPTLSLTSPTSTTQSQLTNFINSHLKNNLTANDLLSFLKNHLHHHPKFAHLDLHVFRHAATLDSFRHDHSTYEWMVRTLAITHRLDSLSSVLDFIVSNPCPCSDGIFSCSRTEPIFRFAINSFCNVGRFNDAIHAFHNMRKLVDGKPNTAIYNILIHSFVKYGEFEKGLEFYERMINDRVKPDVVTFNILINGYFRSSRFGLALEVFKEMRVKGCTPNVVTFNTLIKGFFRERKFKEGIGMAYEMIELGCGLSSVTCEILVDGLIKDGRVSEVCDLVLDFSRKRVLPTTFDYFGLIESLCDKGNVVIAKSIVDEIWENGNAPSSITCTILIDGLRKIGNIELAFTLMDKMLKESIVPDSVTFNCVLGDLCNSGRTLEADKLRILGCNKGVCVDEVTYNILVSGYSKEGRKIEGKCIVDEMLDKEFIPDIATYNRLMKGLGIR; encoded by the coding sequence ATGCCGATGAAGAAACTTACAAGACCACCACCGCTCTGCCGCCCTTTACAACCATCGACCACCACCAACCTCCCACCACCGCCACCACCCGACACATCACTCATCGCACCGCCAACCCTCTCTCTTACATCCCCCACCTCAACTACTCAATCACAACTCACCAATTTCATCAACTCTCACCTTAAAAACAACCTTACCGCTAACGACCTCCTATCCTTCCTCAAGAACCACCTCCACCACCACCCAAAATTCGCTCACCTCGACCTCCACGTCTTCCGCCATGCCGCCACCCTCGACTCCTTCCGCCACGACCACTCCACCTACGAATGGATGGTCCGAACGCTCGCCATTACGCACCGCCTCGACTCCTTATCATCCGTTCTCGATTTCATCGTCTCAAACCCTTGCCCTTGTTCCGACGGTATATTTTCTTGCTCACGTACCGAACCTATTTTCCGGTTCGCCATCAACTCGTTTTGTAACGTTGGTAGGTTTAATGATGCCATCCATGCTTTTCATAATATGCGTAAGCTAGTTGATGGTAAACCGAACACCGCTATATACAATATATTAATTCATAGTTTTGTTAAGTATGGTGAATTTGAAAAGGGTTTGGAGTTTTATGAGAGAATGATTAACGATCGAGTAAAGCCCGATGTGGTCACCTTTAACATATTGATTAATGGATACTTTCGTAGCTCGAGATTCGGTTTAGCTCTAGAGGTATTCAAGGAAATGAGGGTCAAGGGTTGTACTCCAAATGTAGTCACTTTTAATACTTTGATCAAAGGGTTTTTTAGAGAAAGGAAGTTTAAAGAAGGGATAGGAATGGCATACGAGATGATCGAATTGGGGTGCGGTTTATCGAGTGTAACTTGTGAAATTTTGGTTGATGGGCTTATTAAGGATGGACGTGTATCAGAGGTTTGTGATCTCGTTCTTGATTTTTCAAGAAAACGAGTTTTACCTACAACGTTTGACTATTTTGGCTTAATCGAGAGCCTTTGTGATAAAGGAAATGTGGTAATAGCAAAATCGATAGTTGATGAGATATGGGAGAATGGAAATGCTCCAAGCTCGATCACTTGTACTATTTTGATCGACGGTTTAAGGAAGATTGGGAATATTGAATTGGCGtttacgttaatggataagatgcTTAAAGAAAGTATTGTTCCGGATAGTGTGACATTTAACTGTGTTCTTGGTGATTTGTGTAATTCAGGAAGAACGTTGGAAGCGGATAAATTGAGGATCTTGGGTTGTAATAAAGGTGTATGTGTTGATGAAGTAACTTATAACATATTAGTATCTGGATATTCAAAAGAAGGTAGAAAGATTGAGGGGAAGTGTATAGTGGATGAGATGTTGGATAAGGAGTTTATACCTGATATTGCTACTTATAATAGGCTGATGAAAGGTCTTGGTATTCGATGA